CCTTGTCATCCGGATGTGTGTGGACCTCTgacagaggtgagtcgtcctatcttcccctccctccctctcatAGATCATGGAGCAGCCGGGAAGAAAGCTGATTCTTCTCGCGCGCGCCCGTAGGAGGAACAAGAAGCGGTGGATGGTCGACTACGATCGTTGAAAGCTGGAGATCAGATGTGTCCCGAGCCTCTGTTTTTCTGAGCTGAGCTGAATAGgtcggagaagagatagaGGGGTGTTGTAAATAGACTAGACAAGTAGCATATATATGATCCAACGTTTGTATTGATACTATTGCATGGTCGACTAAGACGATCGCTATGCACATtctcattcttcttcctaTAGTCTACTTTTTCTAGTACTTACAATGCCCTTTCCACCTTGGGAAAGGGACCACATCTCTTATATTCCCCACACCCGTCACCCAACAAACCCATCTGTCCCATCCCATACCCCATCCACCGTGGGGTACTGATCCGTATCTCCTGAGATCGAGATACCAATCATATTCCTCCCGTTTCATACCTGCCTCATCGATGGCCGTGAGCAGGTGTGATAGTCTGTGCTCTCGAAGGGAACCACCTGCCATCTCGCCAAGGTgcgggaagaggagatcgaagcaTTCAACCGTTTGTCCGGGTACGCCTTCGGACTGGGCAGTGGAGTCTTCGTTCGTCATTGAGgccgacgaagaggacgacgacgcaGGAAGCATGTAGAACGGTTTGATACTCGCTGGATAGTTCGTGACGAACACCGGACCTCCGAAATGGAGAGCCAACCATTTCTCATGTTCAGTCGCAATGCTCTCACCCCATTTCGGTGGTCGTGAGACGAACAAACCCTGTTCCGTCTCGTGGGTCGATCGAAGTAGATCCAATGCTGAGGTATAGGTGATTCGTGTGAATGGTTTAGCCATGacttgtcgaagatgacctAAAGGATCACTGGTGTTGAGAGCGGTAGTATCGTTGACCGAGTCTGATTCCTGCTCTGGCTCTGTTTCCAACGACCTCGAAACGACTTCCAaatcctctctcactcgcttccctctcctcccaccACCTCCGACATCTCCTGCTAGTATCCTCCCTACACACCCTTTGATTCCATCCTCCACGACATCGAGCAGCTCATCGAGTGTGTTGAGCCACGCCACTTCCGCTTCTAGCATGTAGAACTCGGACAGATGTCGAGATGTCAGACTCGGTTCTGCTCGAAAGGACGGTGATAGGGTGTATGTCCTCGAGAGACTATGGGTCGGCGCTTCGAGATGGAGTTGGGAGGAAACGGTGAGATGAACAGGATGAGGGAAGAATGGAGGCGGCGATTTGGATGTGGAGGCTTGGTCGACGAGCGTGAAGACTTCGCCGGCACCCTCACAATCTGATCCGGTGAGGATTGGCgtgtggatgtgagtgaagCCGTTTTCCTGGAGGTAACAACCATTATAGGGTTAATATACGTtgtgagaggagagagggtcATCGCTGAAGCAGCTAAAGTAGCGCTGCTGCTCTAGTGGTACAGTTTGCGTTGCTTCGATCCGTCATGGTGAGAGAGACCAAACCCACCTCAAACCAATCGTGCCAGTCTCTCGATAAAGCATCTCGTATCCGCATGATCGAAGCGGTGTGACTAGTTCTGAATCGCAGATGTGCATTGTCCCGAAGGACGGACGCGGGCAGCGATTTCTTCTGTATAGGGTACGTCTGGCGATCGTGGACAGAGcatcagatcagatcagtATGCACATGATGACTGCGATGAAATGCGATTATATGAATGTGAAACTCACTTCTGGATCACATTCGCCTATCACATTTAAGTCGTCGACTATCAACTCGAtatcttgaccttgacctcgtGAACGTTCGAGACGACCCGTCATCGTGACGCTGGTACCGTTGGTTAGACTGCGTGAAGGTGTTACAGATCAGTATTCAGGTAGGAGGTCTAGAGTGATGTAGTCTGCTCCGCCGAGCGAGTAAACGTATACAATCGTCCCTGTTCACCATGAAATCCATGACCACCACATGGGACCGCCAGTTCTCCCGATGCGCATATTTCTTCCTCTACCACATCTCCCCACTCCATCCCtatccctctccatcaacacCCTCCGCCCCTCCGCCTCAAGCGCCTCTTATACCCAGCcagacgaaggaggaaatAAAAACTACGCCAGAAGAACCCACCCTTcacccttccccttccccttcaaAACAGCTTGCAAGCTCCCGCTCTGACTCCCATCATTCACTTCTACGAACGACACATTCTTGTGCGTCCTGATAGACTTGATCCACCCGTTGATCGTGACCTTGTCATTGGCGTTGTTACTGGAGCTGGAGCTAGAGCCGGAATTGGAAGTGGAGCTGGGTCGTGAGCCAGGGatggaggtcgaggtcgaggtcgaggtggacgtagaagtggaggaaggggatgaggacgacgacggggatgaggatgaagtggaCGATCGATGAGTAGACAGTATAGTCCGTAAAGTCGGAGGTAGCGAAGATAGTCTGGTGGTACTTCTACGCATCTCGCTCTCTGGAATGCTTGTATTGGGTCAAAGGATACCAAGGCAGAACGGAGAGGTTTCATGGATATTTGATGTACGTTGATAGATGAAACTCGGTTGCAAGGCAGAGAGAGGTGTATGATTTGGGATTCCGAAATCACAAAATAACAACGTGTCTAtcttccattccttccttcttctcttcaaTCTTCAAACAGACATTTCGTTTGTTGTCTCGTTCACCAAGGATTTTGTGCTTTTGAAGAGCTCGAGATCACGACAATCTAGCAAGCAAATCCAATATCGCAATTTCATAGATTCACCATGATCATGCCATGGTCCAAACCAAAATACTGTATGCAAGGCCGTTTATCATCTATCTTCAATTTTCGTCAAACCCTGcgtctcttctctctttcgttCTTTCATTATCAATTCTAGCAAATCGTCCTGCGTACACTTGTTACCTTACACAGCATAACCACCGTGATGTCCCTTACTaccatcatcccttctGCTCCTACTTCCcgctgcttcttcttcccaatGACTATCTTGTCCAAAATCGtgaccttgtcctctccgtgaggacgaagcgaaAACATCTTGGTGTGCTGCTTCCACATCGAAACTGCCTCGGACTGGTGAAAGACCAGGACCTGTCAATCCGCCCCCAGCAGGAGTAGCATTTCCACTCCCGCCTCTCTTGATCGGGGACAATCCTCTGGAAACAGAGGGTGAtcctctcgatcctcttctcgatccgGGGACATCGGGCGACTCTGTCCCACTGACACGATCAATCTCCACCGAAGCGCGTTTCATCCTCCTGACTTCTCTCTGcaattcctcctcgatcggCGATATAGGGCCGATGGCGCTAGGTGACGTGTAATCCATAGTTGTGTCCAGAGTCGGCATCATGCTCGATCCAGCTCCGCTGCCACCTCCAAACGGACTGGGACTAGACGCAAATCCTAACGGTGAAGGCACAGCTGGATCCGACGATTGACGCAAGAGCAAAGGAGGAGGTaccgtcgacctcgataGTCCAGTCGGCGAAGATGATCCAAAATAGTTGTGATTCGTATTGTTCGCAGCCGGACTAGGAGGATATGAAAACACACTTCTAGGCGTTCTTGTatctccatcgtcgtctgacATCATTGGCGATCGCGAGTAATCTTTTTGAGGACTGAAAGTCGCGGCGACTTCATATTGACCCCTTTCGTCGTCCCCATAAGTCTTTTGGAACTGGCTGATCACGCTCTTGCTATCAGTCAGATCTGGAGAGATATCGATGACTTCGTCAACGAACTCGACACTGGCGTTCGCTTtcgctctcctcttctccatcttcctctcccttcgcCTCTTCACTCCTAGCTCCTGCTTCAGCTGACCGGATATCCACGCTTCTCGTATAATCTCCTTATCTTGCGGGAAGTACGATCGTCGGAAGGCCGTGACAAGCCACCGAGGTCCAATGGCGATAGCTACCGTCATGGCTACGGTCATCCAGAAATTGAAAGTTGGATATGTGACGCTAGCTTCCTCTGAATAAGGGAGACTCGCTAAACTGGAGTAGATTGGGATCCAAATGAAAACAAGGAGTGTCGAGGCAACATTGACGACCCAAGTGATAACCGTCCAATATCGCTCGTTGATACCGACAAAAGCGTTTGCGGCCAATACACCAGAGGCCGCGACTACCGTCCCAAAGTCTTCCAGAGAGTTGGTATCCCTCCCTCGGCTTGACCAAGTTGTGCCGGTGCCGTAAGCAAACATGGGtatgaagaagatgaccgCCGACTGATACAGTCCGTCCGCCATATAAATCCAAAATCGTTTTCGAGTATAGTCAAGCCCCGCTATACCGCGTTTGTATAGTTGAGGGAACGCCATGGCCGCTTTCGGATTCACATCCTGGTCAAATGCACCGAGGATACCGACAGGGAGAGACGTGTAAAAGAGGTTGTACATGAGAATAAAGGTGTATTCGAAGAGATAGGTCGCGTCGAAACTGCTGAAGATAAGGAACCAGAACATGGACACTGTCCAGATGACGTTTTTATAGAAGAAGCTGGGGTTGTAAATTAGCGCTATCCGTGGCAACATGGAAGCGGGAAACTCACTTGGCGTGCATGTCCGCGATCCGGACATAAGACCATCTACCATGGACTAGCAACAACCTCGTGAGGAATCTGAATTGACCGAAAGCGTAGTCTGCCGACATAGCGGCTTGAGATCCCTCGAGACCGTACAGCCCCACACCAATGTTAGCTTCTTGGATCATCGCCACATCGTTCGCACCGTCTCCGATAGACAAGCACATGGCGTTACATCCTTCCTTGACCTGCAGTGCGCATTCGTCAGTGTCATGCCACAACGAGGGAAATGTAATCCTCACCAATCGAACAGTCATAGCCTTCTGAGACGGAGAGACACGACAGCAGATGACCGCGGCGCATTGAGTTCCGAGTGATAAGAATAAGCCTTTCAGTGAAGGTTGCAGAGCATATTTCAAACTGTCGCCATCAATGACCACTGCAAAAGTCGCGCTTGGATTCATGCCTGGGTTGACGACCTTGCCACCAGCAgatgttggtggtggtccTACGATAGAGGCAATCTTATTGAGACCAGCTTCGATCTGTGCCCTCGCGCCATCTTCCGAGTCGGCCGAAATGATCATGACTTCCATATCGTTCGTGAGAAGATTACAGCTGTATCCAATTTCGATAGCTGTCTGCAGTTTGTCGCCGGTAAGGATCCACAGTTTTATACCGGCCCGATGAAGCATAGCTATAGCATCGGGGACACCCTCTTGAAGTTTGTCTTCCAACGCCGTGGCCCCGAGAATCGTCAAGGAATGCTCGACCAAGTCGCAAgctttctcgatctcgcctTCCCGATCAACAGTGGCCGCACTGGCCGCGTCGTACTTTTTGGACCATTCTGCAAATTCTTCTTCGGACAGAAAACGCCGAGCGATACAGAGCGTTCTCAATCCGCCATTGGCAAATGTCTCGAGGTCTTTTAGAGTGGCCGATTTGATGGCCTCGTCGTGATTGGGATCGAGTCGATTGTAGATCACACTATCGGCACCTTTGCAGAAAAGCACAATCTTTCCCTCTGGACCGCGGGCAATGACACTCATACGCTTTCGACTACTGTTGAATTCGAGAAGTCTGAGAGGTATCCATCGTTCGGGAGTACCCAGCACTTCAATGTCGAGCGAGTTGTTGTTCTTGGCAACGAAAGGGAAACCAACATCTCGAGCCGCAGCAACAAGAGCCGCCTCGTCGGGACTCTCGGCCTTGTAGTCAAGCTCGTAAGGCTTTGTTGAATCTGCTGCGTCGGAAAGGACTGAATGGCAAATTGCCAAAGCAGAAAAGAAATCGATCATATGGGGCCGCAGAGGATCCGAAGGGTTTCCGAGCCGACTAGCAAATCCTGGATCAATCAAGGTTAACTTGTCTTCTCGAAGGTATCGATTGTTGATCGTATGTCGCATGGTGTCAAGCATCTTGTCCTTAAGTTCGGCCAATTTGTCTTCCTGATCTTCCATTGCCGGACCGATGTCTTGTCCGTCCCGTTTCGCAGCTCCCATCATTGCTTCTGTCAAACCCTCGCCAAAGGCTAAACCCTGGATCGAGCACTTCTTGAATTCCATGATGTTCTGCGTGAGGGTACCCGTCTTATCGGAGAAGACGTACTCAATCTGACCGAGATCGTCCGAAATATTCCATGATTTGGGCACGCAAGGAGTATCATCTGAACAGGTCGTGGGTCAGCGATGGAACCATGATGTTGCAGAAGAGTTCTCACATGGCGCGTAGTacatctcgacatcctgAAAAATGAAGAAGGCTTGAATCTACATGGCACGATCAGAACAGCCATCTTGGAACTAGGAACGGCCGCTTACTGTTTTGACGATCTCAACAGTAATGTACAGTGAAATGGGTACGATGTTTTGAAAGACCAATAAACATGAGCTGCCAAAATCATATCAGCCAACGCTGCGCCTCTGTCCATGTCGACTTACAaaaagatgatgacggaaTCAAGGTAAATGTTGTCTGAAGCTTCGGCCTTATGCTCGTAGAAATCCGCACTGGtctgggtgagtgaccgATACCAACCGTCTGGAGATTGCAGAATCAGCAAACGCTCCACAACCTATCATTCAGAGAATATACGGAGGATAGCAGTGATCAGACATAgaacgatgaggatgacaaAGTTCATGGCGACATTGCTGTTCTTGGGTTAGTCTTTGCTTTTTGACATTTTCGTAATGGTCTCACAAGTCTAAAAAGATATATCAGTATAACGCTCATGTATCAGAAAGATCAACTCACTAGTTTCCTTCTCAATCTTACTTCGCTTCGACCTGCATTCCAGTGTAAGCGTAAAAACAAGCTGTGAACGGCAGCAAACGTCAAACTTACGGTGTTTCACCTCCGTTGATCATGGTCTTTGTATCTTGTCCGGTGTACACGACCATTCCAATCACCCATTTCGTATTCCTCAGTGAACAGCCTCTCAACAAGAGCTCGTTGATCGTAATTGCCTCGgctctctcatcctcgcccttGCCATAGGGATCGGCAGGCGTGTATCTCAACACCCCATTGTACGCATACAGATTCGCATGGGGGCCTTCGGAATCAACCACAAATCGAGCGTGTTCCAAGTCTTCTTCCGAGCTGATGGTAGAGGTGGCTTTGAGTGCTCGACGGATTTTGAGGTTGGTCTCTCCATCAAGATTTTTGGTTTCGACAAAACACTGGCCATCGGCGTTGGAAGTGGAAAGGACAATGACATCGGCAGGGATCTGGTCATTAtcgcgaagaagaacaatATCGCCGACTTCGAGTTTTTTCCTGCGATATGATAAGCCGTCAGAACGGAACGAACAGCATAAGTAGTTCTAGCTAAACGCACCACAACGTCCTTTCCCACTGCGCCGAACCCATTCCGGGTCGACCCCAGTCCATTACACCgacacttcttctcgaaaTCATACTCGGCATACTTGAAGTCTTCCGTAACATGAGCGATTGTGAAAAACCGGAATGGTTTTGGGCGTCTGATGGCGATTCAGAGATGTTGAATGTGGGGACATCCTTCGAGGGCAAGGTTTCCAGCGGGTACGACTCCTTATTCACGACGACTACATTGTCGCGaagttcttcttcttgatcgtcATTCGATTTCTGAGCCTCCATGACGATTTGATTCCCTTgacttccttctcgttcccGCAGCTTTCGCACGCCCTTGGTAGTCCTTCCTGGAACTGTAATTTGACAAGCATCAGCATTGAAAATGCTTCAATAAGGCATCATTtctactcacctgctccaAGGTTGAATAGCTTCTCGACAAAGGACCGAGGATCTCTGGGCTGATTGACATTTTTCCATCCTCCCAATTTTGTCGTCGCCGAATTGTTcacttcatcatccagtCGAACCCTTCGCCAGTCTTCTATCCCATCTTTGATCGCTGTAATACCCAGGATCGCGACCAGAGGTAACATGCCGATCTGAGCGTTGGGCGCACCGAACGCCGAGAAAAATTGGATGACGACCATGACCAGAAAGTATATGTTAGCGACCCGTCGGAATTGCTCGAACAGGTTCTTGGGGAGGAATGTGATGAGGGTGTATTTTGCGGTTCGGACTTTATTCCGGACGTAGCGAACGGTAGGTTCGCCTTTTTCGTTGAgcagatggcgaggaagaggcaagTTGACGTAGACCGACCGTCGTTCAGGTGCTGCTTTACTTTTGTCCTTACCGAAGAACCCTCTCCAGCCGCCctgttcttccttcttttcctcgTCGGCAGCTTTTTCCGATGATGGTTCACTGGCCGTCGGAAGCTGCGATGTATGGGGTGTTGACGGGCTCGATCCAGTCTCGGAAATCGCACCTATCGTGGTCACTGTTCCTCGTCTCGAGTCCATCGTACCCACGTCACTCGAagctttcctcctcctcgattcTCTGACTATTCCAGAAGCTTTCCGCGTCATATTCCTGAATagtctccttctcttcgcccGCTTCTCCGCATGATCTTCAGCTCGAATAGATTCGGCGATAACGGAGTGAGCGGTACGGACGGTACGCAGACGAAGCTCGGGGTCGATGGATTGAGGATCAAagacatcttcatcatcagaATCGGGGTTGAAATACGATTGAGAAGGCGGTCGCAGAcgggaagatgacgaggatggcTCGAAGGCcgtggaggtggatgcgTAGGATGTCGAAAGCGTTGACATGACGGGCCTGTGTCCTAGTGATGGATATGGGGTCAGATTAAGAGCAAACTCTAAATGATGGTATTCGGTTATTAGTGATCGTACACTTGACCTAAACGCGGGATcttgctcaccttggtTGACGCAATAGCGCAAGCTCGTACAGACTTTGCTACGATTAAATGTTTCGTGTCGCTTACGCAGGTTGTCTCCGTATTACCTCGACGAAACAAATCTGTTTCTCAAAACCCCTTGGCCTGTCCACCAGAAAGACTGCTTGCTGCGACCTTGTCGCTAGTATCACTCGTCTTCTTGAGAGTACCCGTCACAAAGGTGCCTCTATAGAAATGTCCAGCCCGCTTTATGTAGTCACACCCAGCGTCTATGTTCATCTGATCTGCCAGACCAAAGCTTTGCACCCCTCCTGACCAAACAGCGATTCAAAAGCACAGCAATATCGCCGAGAGCGGATCGTGATGAGCGTAATGCACCGGATAGTAACGCTAGTGGTCTTCGTGCTCTGAATGGTTGCGATCGGATTTGAACCTAGGTCGTAATGGATGGACGTTTGATCTGAGCGAAGTGAAGTTGATCCTTTGATGGAATGACCGAGgggtgagagggaggatcGCGTCGCCCGGGAGGCAGATTGTGTTGAGTGATCTTTGAGCGGATGGTTTTTCCGAGGTGCTCCTTGTCAATCGTTCGTTTTCTACTTGCCCAACTCTCAACACATGGTTGCTCCTATCGGTCGTCGTGTCCGGTACTCTATATCGCCTATCTACTATCGACTTTACTGATCAATGCAAAGAAAAGCTGTGTGTGGTAccagatgatgattgtgCGTTACCACTACGAGTACGTGGGTTCAGGAAACAGGCGCGCTTGCTTTTTGACTAAGCAACCTGCAAACAAATTTCGATGAGTTAGATTTTCTGTACACACATCCCGTTATACCCCTGAACTCTCCCTTATCTTGGACCGAAGGGCACATTACGTTCTTCGGACATGGTTATGGGGGGGCACTGCTGCTACTCTACATTCCGGCAAGGCGATGCGGCAATTTGAGACATCGGTAGCTAAATGCATACATTCGATAGTGAACAGGCGTGTCCACGCTCAGGTTGCTTAAAAAACGACACTCATTCTCAACTCGTTCGTCGACGACATCTCCAcgttcttccccttgtACCAAAATGACGATTTATGATCATTCAGTGATTTCGTGACCCTCTCATCGGCCTCAACGGCCCCTCCTGACAATTCGTTTTCATCCTGGGCAGCTTCCCCAAGACTCTCGTTATCGTCACGAGAGGGTGGTCTCAGTGTTTCGAGGAATTGCAAGAACGCCGGGGTGCCATTCCAACCAGTCTGTTTGGCGATTGCTCCCAGATCGACTCGCTTGCCATGCTTGATATCGAGTAACACTCTCGCACCTACCACACCTCTGTCCCATGAGATCTTTTCGCCTCTCACAGTTGATTCTCGCCATCGTTGCTCGACCAAATCCGCCTCTTCTGATCGACCGGCCAGAGCTAAGCGCACCATGAGACGCCCCACAGCACTCGACTTGAGCACGATTTGTTGCTCCACGCAAACACCAAACACGGCTAAAGCAGCGTCGAGATGGTCATTGTCGAGTAAGCTGCGAAGCATTATGGAGATCGTTCTAGGATTGGGTCGAATGTCATTGCGTATCATTTCTTTGTAAAGTGCGGTAGCGTGTGCAAGTGAATCGCCGCGAGACATCTGGCCATCTTGGGGTCGAAGTCGACCAGCCGAGACAAGGTAGGACAAGACGGTGTTGTATGCCCATGTCGCAGTAGCGCCAGGCTCGAGACGACTAAGGAGAGAAAAGCTTTTGGCTAGGTGCTCCAGTCGAGGGGATCGAGCGAGCtgggcgatgatgagctgaaCGACTAACGGTTGGAGTGCAGTGTTCTCGGCCAAACGGTGAGCCAAATTCAAAGCGAGCTCGGCGTCCTTTACACTTGTCCTGGTCAGGCCTTGAACCAGAGCAGCGATGAGTGCCGGTTGTCGACCATATTGCACCCATAGGTAATCTTTGATATGTCGTTCGAGAAGGATTGGTCTTGATGGGCTCGGCTTCATACCAATAGctctgatcatcatcaggGCGTCGGTCCTCCGTATAGCCATACCATCCGCCATGAGATCTGCGTAGAGTCTAGAAGCGAAATGAAGGTGGAGATTGGGTGAGGTGACAGAAAACTTGTACAGCGTCCGCCATGCATCGATGTTGTGATGGGACCAGAGAAATGGCGGATCGGCAGCTCTAGCATGTTGATATATCTTCCTCGCAAGAATGTAAACTTCTGGCGACGGCATGACGgtgagaagaagtcgaaaTAAAGGTATGATCACGTCTGACGGTAGTCTGTTGATCACCTGTGATTCCTGTGGTGTTCGGACGAATCGGACCACAAGGGCTGCGATCTCAATCGATCGTCCTGACCGATAAGCACTATACAGTGCGTTGGCGATTACGATCGTCAAGGGGCTCTGCTCCACATCGCGGTGTTGGAGCGATTCTTCGAGGAGTCGGAGAGCTGCTTCAATCGCTGTAACGGAATATGCTTTTGTCTTCGCACCCTTGGCAATTGACATCCCCTGCTCGATCATTCCAGGCAATCCTAGTCCACCCACATCCAATAGCTCCAAAGCCCTTTCCATCCGACTCTGTGATCTTTTCTCAACCCTTTCGCTGACCTCTCGGAGTTGTTGAGCAGCCAGGGATGTAGGCGAAGTTTCAACCTGAGACAGGACTTTTGGGATCTCCGCCTTCAGCAGCTGTCTTCCATTCATCCCCTCCCTGTCCCAACCACTGACTAGCTTTCGCATGACCTTGAAAAGAAAAGTGGTGTGGATATACGTTCCTCGGCTCAAGCACCAGGCCATCAATCGCAAACTTTCTCGAAGCCCTTCTACCGTACTGcctctcgagatcgagagtaTGCGACCTATGTGGTATCCAAGGCCGTCCGCGCCGCCCCGCTCCACGATTTCGAGCACTGCATCCTCCATGGGCGTAGAAGATGGATTGTCGACGACCGATAGTCGAGTTTCGTTGCGTCTGTAAGCTTCCAACCTTGATATCTGGAGTTGAAGCCAATGCCTCCTGACCTTCCTTGGGATCCGTCCCAAGTCCGACACCATGCCAGACGTGATATTCCACAGTTTCTTGACCAGCTTGAAATGtgcttcatcttccatcttaTTGTCCTGTAAGATCCTGAGTAGCCCGAGTTTGAGGACATTGGTCATGTTTTCGAATCCGAGATCCTCCAGTTCCATCCTACATTTTTTCGCCAAACGAAGTAACATTTTCACTCTATGCCAACCCAAGGCCGGCTCTTCATGCCTGGCTTGATGAGCCAGCAATGAGCGGAATGTCTCGTCGGGTATGTATTGTCGTAATGAAGGATGAAGAGCCAAGTAGACGCTCCATGACTCGTTtggcgaagagaagagggataGTGAGAGTATCTCAAGGTGGCGAcggaagggatgagagtTTGGGGAGTAGGGTagcggaggagggagaggaagatgaggggTCTTCACTCTATGCGGGAGGGGTatgatcgtcgtcgaagacGGTTCTTCGTCCGGATGTATAgttgaggtcgacgaggtgggaTTCGAGGAGAAATACGTCCGTCGAGCCAATGTCTTTCGACAACATGTACAAGACAGCCATCTTGAGCAACCTGGCAGACTGGGGATGATAGGTCGGACCGAAGTGGGTGGTGCAGGCagtggagaagaaacgACCGAGCTCCCCCTTGATATTTTTGGACGCAAGGCGATGCCTAAGCCGGCCACACCGTTCACCCTCACAGGCATACTCGAATGGGTAGAAAGCTAGGATTCAGGTTGATCTATTCAGCTCGCGAGATCAAGGCAGGAATACAGATGACGCTAACTTACATCAGATACGAGTCATACTCCCGCCCAGCATTTCTCTACTGTGTTCTTGGACTAGTCGAGTGAGCGAGAGGGTTTTGCAGC
This sequence is a window from Kwoniella newhampshirensis strain CBS 13917 chromosome 5, whole genome shotgun sequence. Protein-coding genes within it:
- a CDS encoding asparagine-tRNA ligase — translated: MRRSTTRLSSLPPTLRTILSTHRSSTSSSSPSSSSSPSSTSTSTSTSTSTSIPGSRPSSTSNSGSSSSSSNNANDKVTINGWIKSIRTHKNVSFVEVNDGSQSGSLQAVLKGKGKGEGLTNGTSVTMTGRLERSRGQGQDIELIVDDLNVIGECDPETYPIQKKSLPASVLRDNAHLRFRTSHTASIMRIRDALSRDWHDWFEENGFTHIHTPILTGSDCEGAGEVFTLVDQASTSKSPPPFFPHPVHLTVSSQLHLEAPTHSLSRTYTLSPSFRAEPSLTSRHLSEFYMLEAEVAWLNTLDELLDVVEDGIKGCVGRILAGDVGGGGRRGKRVREDLEVVSRSLETEPEQESDSVNDTTALNTSDPLGHLRQVMAKPFTRITYTSALDLLRSTHETEQGLFVSRPPKWGESIATEHEKWLALHFGGPVFVTNYPASIKPFYMLPASSSSSSASMTNEDSTAQSEGVPGQTVECFDLLFPHLGEMAGGSLREHRLSHLLTAIDEAGMKREEYDWYLDLRRYGSVPHGGWGMGWDRWVCWVTGVGNIRDVVPFPRWKGHCKY